A genomic segment from Etheostoma spectabile isolate EspeVRDwgs_2016 chromosome 11, UIUC_Espe_1.0, whole genome shotgun sequence encodes:
- the kcnj3a gene encoding G protein-activated inward rectifier potassium channel 1, protein MSALRKKFGDDYQVVTTSSSGSGFNQPPPEKKRKRQRFVDKNGRCNVQHGNLGGETSRYLSDLFTTLVDLKWRWNLFIFILTYTVAWLFMASMWWCIAYIRGDLNRAHNDKYTPCVANVYNFPSAFLFFIETEATIGYGYRYITDKCPEGIILFLFQSILGSIVDAFLIGCMFIKMSQPKKRAETLMFSEHAVISMRDGKLTLMFRVGNLRNSHMVSAQIRCKLLKSRQTPEGEFLPLDQLELDVGFSTGADQLFLVSPLTICHVIDTKSPFYDLSQRSMQTEQFEIVVILEGIVETTGMTCQARTSYTEDEVLWGHRFFPVISLEEGFFKVDYSQFHATFEVPTPPYSVKEAEEALLLSSPLMAPSLCNSGEKNSSLDCLETLEDNDSTTKLPTKLQKITGREGLPKKLLRMSSTTSEMTYSFGDLPMKLQRISSVPGVSDDKLTGKASKMSTEPMSKSVADLPPKLQRLAGGGGGRMDGHLPPKLRKMNSDRFT, encoded by the exons ATGTCTGCACTTCGAAAGAAATTTGGGGACGATTATCAGGTAGTGACCACCTCATCTAGCGGGTCTGGATTCAATCAGCCTCCcccagagaaaaagaggaagaggcagCGGTTCGTGGACAAGAACGGGCGATGTAACGTCCAACATGGGAACCTGGGTGGTGAAACCAGCAGATACCTCTCAGACTTATTTACAACACTAGTAGATTTGAAATGGCGCTGGaatctatttattttcatcCTCACCTACACAGTCGCTTGGCTCTTCATGGCCTCTATGTGGTGGTGCATCGCATACATCAGAGGAGACCTCAACAGAGCCCACAATGACAAGTACACTCCATGTGTTGCCAATGTCTATAACTTTCCCTCAGCCTTTCTCTTCTTTATAGAGACCGAGGCCACTATAGGATATGGTTACAGATATATCACAGACAAATGCCCCGAGGGGAtaattctctttcttttccagtCGATTCTCGGATCGATCGTCGATGCCTTTTTGATCGGCTGCATGTTTATCAAGATGTCTCAGCCCAAAAAACGGGCCGAGACTTTGATGTTCAGTGAACATGCGGTGATTTCTATGCGAGATGGAAAACTAACTCTCATGTTCAGGGTCGGCAACCTGCGTAACAGCCATATGGTCTCTGCACAGATCCGCTGCAAATTGCTGAAA TCTCGCCAGACGCCCGAGGGCGAGTTTCTTCCGCTGGATCAGTTGGAGCTGGATGTGGGTTTCAGTACTGGGGCAGACCAGCTCTTCCTCGTCTCACCACTCACGATCTGCCATGTGATTGACACCAAAAGCCCTTTCTACGACCTCTCCCAGAGGTCCATGCAAACAGAGCAGTTTGAAATTGTGGTGATACTAGAAGGAATAGTAGAGACTACAG GGATGACCTGCCAAGCGAGGACGTCTTACACTGAGGACGAGGTTCTGTGGGGACATCGCTTCTTCCCAGTCATCTCCTTAGAGGAAGGCTTCTTTAAGGTGGACTACTCTCAGTTCCACGCCACATTTGAGGTGCCCACCCCTCCATACAGCGTGAAAGAAGCAGAAGAGGCTCTGCTCCTATCCTCGCCCCTCATGGCTCCATCCCTGTGCAACAGCGGGGAGAAAAACAGCTCTCTGGACTGCCTGGAGACCCTGGAGGACAATGACAGCACCACCAAGCTGCCCACCAAGCTCCAGAAGATCACAGGGCGGGAAGGCCTGCCCAAGAAGCTACTAAGGATGAGCTCCACCACCTCAGAGATGACTTACAGCTTTGGAGACCTGCCCATGAAGTTGCAGCGAATCAGCTCTGTTCCCGGTGTCTCTGATGATAAGCTGACCGGTAAGGCCTCAAAGATGAGCACAGAGCCCATGAGTAAGTCAGTGGCGGACTTACCTCCCAAGCTGCAGCGACTggctggggggggagggggcaggaTGGACGGACACCTGCCGCCCAAACTCAGAAAGATGAATTCAGATCGCTTTACATAG